The Sulfuriferula thiophila genome includes a window with the following:
- a CDS encoding PEP-CTERM sorting domain-containing protein: MKVIKSVKLLSVGAVMAFSIIGNANATEVHGLHKIEVGESESCPPVPEADTWAMMAVGLGLVGMRLRRKSGKSANKLSVDGL, encoded by the coding sequence ATGAAAGTTATTAAATCTGTGAAGTTGCTAAGTGTGGGTGCTGTTATGGCATTCAGTATTATCGGCAATGCAAATGCAACGGAAGTTCATGGCTTACATAAGATCGAGGTGGGAGAGTCGGAATCGTGCCCTCCGGTACCAGAAGCGGATACCTGGGCAATGATGGCTGTGGGCTTGGGCCTGGTTGGGATGCGTCTGCGTCGCAAGAGCGGAAAGTCTGCAAATAAGTTAAGCGTTGATGGGTTGTGA
- a CDS encoding undecaprenyl-phosphate glucose phosphotransferase, translating into MFGGYEHPVLSVAKRLVNPLVIFLSLIISVELASPPFNGLYLLLGVLAFLIGSQVFDGFDFFEIRNPQLTGISRHGINLLIAWSIVVVVLALLARATGLYGEFNQQVLAIWVLMTPVLLFISQSAVRAYLESLRKGGQIRRAVIVGANELGHKLADRIHQQRSLMVRVDAFFDDRLDDRCDAKLLSIVAGGLEDVADYVTKFDIDLVYITLPILNQPRVIDLVNSLRDTTASIYFVPDVFIFDLVQARLDSVNGVPVISVFESPLVGINAVHKRVFDLVVSGLILLLIAPILVVIAGLVKLSSKGPVFFKQRRYGMDGDEIWVYKFRSMSVCEDGDKVTQATKNDARVTRLGAILRKTSLDELPQLINVLQGSMSIVGPRPHAVAHNEHYRKLIRGYMWRHKVKPGITGWAQVNGYRGETDTIDKMEGRVLHDITYLKHWSIWLDIVIMLKTIKLVFKDSQAY; encoded by the coding sequence ATGTTTGGTGGTTATGAGCATCCAGTCCTGAGTGTGGCAAAGCGGCTGGTTAACCCTCTGGTGATTTTTTTATCATTGATAATTTCGGTTGAATTAGCATCCCCACCCTTTAATGGGCTGTATCTGCTACTGGGTGTGCTCGCATTTTTGATCGGTTCTCAGGTATTTGATGGATTCGATTTTTTTGAAATCCGTAATCCGCAGTTGACCGGGATTAGTCGCCATGGCATTAATTTGCTGATTGCCTGGTCTATCGTGGTTGTGGTGTTGGCGTTGCTGGCGAGAGCTACGGGTTTGTATGGCGAGTTTAACCAGCAGGTGTTGGCGATCTGGGTATTGATGACGCCGGTTTTGCTGTTTATTAGTCAATCCGCCGTGCGCGCTTATCTGGAATCTTTGCGCAAAGGTGGCCAAATTCGGCGTGCCGTTATTGTCGGCGCGAATGAGCTCGGGCATAAACTGGCTGATCGTATTCATCAGCAGCGTAGTCTGATGGTGCGGGTAGATGCGTTTTTCGATGACAGGCTGGATGATCGTTGTGACGCCAAGCTGCTGTCTATCGTGGCGGGTGGGTTGGAGGATGTGGCGGATTATGTGACCAAGTTCGATATTGATCTGGTCTACATTACCCTGCCTATTCTGAATCAGCCGCGGGTGATTGATCTGGTGAATTCGTTGCGCGATACGACAGCTTCGATTTATTTTGTGCCGGATGTGTTCATCTTTGATCTGGTTCAGGCGCGGCTGGACAGTGTGAATGGCGTGCCGGTTATTTCGGTGTTCGAATCGCCACTGGTGGGTATTAATGCGGTACATAAACGTGTTTTTGATCTAGTGGTGTCCGGCCTGATTTTGTTGCTGATTGCACCTATATTGGTTGTTATTGCCGGGTTGGTGAAGTTGAGTTCAAAAGGCCCGGTTTTCTTCAAGCAACGTCGTTATGGCATGGATGGCGATGAGATCTGGGTGTATAAATTCCGTTCGATGTCGGTGTGTGAAGATGGTGACAAAGTAACCCAGGCGACCAAAAATGATGCACGCGTGACTCGACTTGGTGCAATTTTACGCAAAACATCCCTGGATGAACTGCCTCAGTTGATCAATGTGTTGCAGGGTTCGATGAGTATTGTCGGGCCACGTCCGCATGCTGTTGCGCACAATGAACATTACCGCAAATTGATACGTGGCTACATGTGGCGGCATAAGGTCAAGCCGGGTATCACCGGTTGGGCGCAAGTCAATGGCTATCGGGGGGAGACGGACACGATCGATAAAATGGAAGGCCGTGTTTTGCATGATATTACCTATCTGAAACACTGGTCAATCTGGCTGGATATCGTCATTATGCTGAAGACTATCAAGCTGGTTTTTAAGGACAGTCAGGCTTATTAA
- a CDS encoding mannose-1-phosphate guanylyltransferase/mannose-6-phosphate isomerase, whose protein sequence is MHQTLYPVILSGGSGTRLWPLSRAALPKQLLPLLSEQTLFQETVKRIADLPNTAAPLIVCNQEHRFMIAEQLRSINITPNAILLEPVGRNTAPAIAIAALTIQRQDPNGLMLVLPADHLIRDEPAFHIAVAHAAQIAAQGYLATFGIVASSPETGFGYIRQGAAIAGHPHTFQVREFVEKPDLATAEQYVASGEYYWNSGMFLFQAQDLIDELRRLRPDILSACEAALDQAKNDLDFVRLDPTAFAACPSESIDYAVMEHTQKSAVVPADINWSDIGAWNSIWEVSTKDAHHNVTRGDVMIEDASHNLIRAESRLVVALGVENLMIIETADAILVAPKDRAQDVKLIVDKLKAQSRSEHLYHDRVYRPWGWYEGIDSGDRFQVKRIMVNPGAKLSLQMHHHRAEHWVVVSGTAMVVRGEEEIMLCENQSTYIPLGSKHRLENPGKVPLHLIEVQSGTYLGEDDIVRYEDIYRRNA, encoded by the coding sequence ATGCATCAAACGCTCTACCCGGTAATATTGTCAGGCGGATCCGGCACACGGTTGTGGCCGTTGTCGCGCGCAGCCTTGCCCAAGCAACTGTTACCGCTACTATCCGAGCAGACGCTATTTCAGGAAACCGTAAAACGCATCGCTGACCTACCGAATACCGCCGCACCTTTGATCGTGTGCAATCAGGAACACCGCTTCATGATCGCCGAGCAATTGCGCTCGATAAACATCACACCCAATGCCATCCTGCTCGAACCGGTAGGCCGCAATACCGCACCCGCTATCGCGATTGCCGCCTTAACGATACAGCGCCAGGACCCAAATGGCTTAATGCTGGTACTGCCCGCCGATCACCTGATACGCGACGAACCGGCATTCCATATCGCCGTAGCCCATGCCGCACAGATTGCAGCGCAAGGCTATCTGGCCACCTTCGGCATTGTGGCATCCTCACCGGAAACCGGATTCGGCTACATCCGCCAGGGCGCGGCCATAGCTGGCCACCCGCATACATTCCAGGTGCGTGAATTTGTCGAGAAACCGGACCTCGCCACCGCCGAACAGTACGTTGCCAGTGGCGAATACTACTGGAATAGCGGCATGTTCCTGTTCCAGGCCCAGGACCTCATTGATGAACTGCGCCGCCTGCGCCCGGACATACTCAGCGCATGCGAAGCCGCACTGGATCAAGCCAAAAACGACCTCGATTTCGTCCGCCTCGACCCCACCGCCTTTGCCGCCTGCCCGTCCGAATCCATAGACTATGCGGTCATGGAACACACGCAAAAATCCGCCGTCGTGCCCGCAGACATCAACTGGAGCGATATCGGCGCATGGAATTCGATCTGGGAAGTCAGCACCAAGGATGCCCATCACAACGTAACCCGCGGCGACGTCATGATTGAAGATGCCAGCCACAACCTGATTCGCGCCGAATCCCGGCTGGTAGTGGCATTAGGGGTAGAAAACCTGATGATCATCGAAACCGCCGATGCAATCCTGGTCGCACCTAAAGACCGCGCGCAAGACGTCAAACTCATCGTCGACAAACTCAAAGCGCAATCACGCAGCGAGCATTTGTATCACGACCGCGTCTACCGCCCATGGGGCTGGTATGAAGGCATTGATAGCGGCGACCGCTTCCAGGTCAAGCGCATCATGGTCAACCCCGGCGCTAAACTGTCGCTACAGATGCACCATCATCGTGCAGAGCACTGGGTAGTCGTCTCAGGAACGGCCATGGTGGTGCGCGGTGAAGAAGAAATCATGCTGTGCGAAAACCAGTCGACCTACATACCGCTCGGCAGCAAACATCGCCTGGAGAATCCGGGCAAAGTGCCCCTGCACCTGATCGAAGTGCAATCCGGCACCTATCTCGGCGAAGACGACATTGTGCGCTATGAAGACATCTACCGGCGGAATGCCTGA